From one Acidobacteriota bacterium genomic stretch:
- a CDS encoding MFS transporter, with product MPPRGRRVSAARCLSSPGGQLLALTLWFSASAVAPQLEEAWNITSGQTAWLTLMVQIGFVAGALASSVFALPDAIASRKLFSLAALAGAVLNLALIPVGSRSFAGAVALRFLTGVALAGVYPAGLKTMAGWFRQGRGMALGTLVGALTIGSAGPHLIRGLGFEWQGVLFGASILAGIGALILWLGVADGPYETPPVSFSWHYVGDAVRNRGVQLSTFGYLGHMWEVYAMWTWTAVFLGASAAAGGHGDAWVPVATFVIIASGGIGSFVAGILADKVGRTKIARGAMAISGTCALLTPFVFGASPVIVVALFVVWGVAVVADSAQFSTMVTETADDAYRGTALALQTSVGFLLTLVTIKGVPVLAESWGWQWAFPVLAIGPAVGVAAMVVLKRSPEAAKLAGGLG from the coding sequence ATGCCCCCGAGAGGCCGACGGGTCAGCGCCGCGCGTTGCTTGTCATCGCCCGGCGGTCAACTGCTGGCGCTAACCCTGTGGTTTTCTGCCTCGGCTGTTGCGCCGCAGCTCGAGGAAGCGTGGAACATCACGTCGGGTCAGACGGCCTGGTTGACTCTGATGGTCCAGATCGGCTTCGTAGCCGGGGCGCTTGCTTCCTCGGTGTTTGCACTGCCGGACGCCATTGCATCGCGCAAGCTATTTAGCCTTGCCGCCCTCGCAGGCGCTGTTCTCAACCTGGCACTCATTCCGGTCGGTTCGCGTAGTTTTGCAGGCGCGGTTGCCCTTCGGTTCTTGACTGGTGTCGCGCTAGCGGGAGTGTATCCGGCCGGTCTCAAGACCATGGCCGGGTGGTTTCGACAGGGACGTGGCATGGCACTTGGCACGCTTGTCGGGGCCCTCACGATCGGTAGCGCGGGACCGCACCTCATCCGTGGACTCGGCTTTGAATGGCAGGGGGTGCTGTTCGGCGCCTCGATTCTCGCCGGTATTGGAGCGCTGATCCTCTGGCTCGGGGTCGCTGATGGTCCGTACGAGACACCCCCCGTAAGCTTTTCTTGGCACTACGTTGGTGATGCGGTTCGCAACCGCGGTGTGCAGCTGTCAACGTTCGGGTATCTCGGGCACATGTGGGAGGTGTACGCAATGTGGACCTGGACCGCGGTGTTTCTTGGTGCTTCAGCGGCGGCCGGCGGGCACGGTGACGCTTGGGTGCCGGTGGCGACCTTTGTGATCATCGCTTCTGGTGGCATTGGATCGTTTGTCGCCGGGATACTCGCCGACAAGGTCGGTCGTACGAAAATCGCTCGGGGAGCGATGGCGATTTCCGGGACCTGTGCGTTGTTGACTCCGTTCGTGTTTGGGGCGTCTCCGGTGATCGTCGTCGCGCTGTTCGTCGTTTGGGGCGTCGCGGTCGTCGCCGATTCTGCCCAGTTTTCGACGATGGTGACCGAGACTGCCGATGACGCCTATCGGGGCACAGCGCTGGCGTTGCAGACTTCGGTTGGGTTTCTCTTGACCCTGGTCACGATTAAGGGCGTTCCAGTGCTCGCCGAAAGCTGGGGTTGGCAGTGGGCGTTTCCGGTGCTGGCAATCGGTCCTGCTGTCGGTGTCGCGGCCATGGTTGTACTGAAGCGGTCTCCCGAGGCCGCCAAGCTCGCCGGAGGCCTCGGCTAA
- a CDS encoding TIGR03668 family PPOX class F420-dependent oxidoreductase, whose product MMFGFARSAVLATNGDKGFPHLVPIVFGMVGEDTIVTAIDHKPKTTTNLVRLANIKNDPLVSVLVDDYSENWATLWWARADGTATVVDTVDDHVAASLVNRYQEYTVTAPKGPWIIIKVSRWTGWAADMNRLDIQDDSPAPRRVK is encoded by the coding sequence ATGATGTTCGGCTTTGCACGCTCCGCCGTGCTCGCAACCAACGGTGACAAAGGTTTCCCCCATCTCGTTCCGATCGTGTTTGGCATGGTGGGTGAGGATACGATCGTCACCGCGATCGACCACAAGCCGAAAACAACCACAAACTTGGTTCGTCTTGCGAACATCAAAAACGATCCGCTCGTCTCGGTGCTTGTCGACGACTACAGCGAGAATTGGGCGACACTGTGGTGGGCGCGGGCCGACGGGACCGCAACCGTCGTCGACACCGTCGATGACCACGTCGCCGCAAGCCTTGTTAACCGCTACCAAGAGTACACAGTCACAGCGCCGAAGGGTCCGTGGATCATCATCAAGGTCTCGCGATGGACGGGGTGGGCGGCCGACATGAATCGTCTTGACATCCAAGACGATTCCCCGGCGCCGCGGAGGGTGAAGTAG
- a CDS encoding multifunctional oxoglutarate decarboxylase/oxoglutarate dehydrogenase thiamine pyrophosphate-binding subunit/dihydrolipoyllysine-residue succinyltransferase subunit translates to MSDQSTPTPQNADEFGSNTWLLDQMQRQFREDPMQLSEKWRAYFEADGAIDAVAETPTPPAAVSEPQTPSPAATVSTEPTPAPPPQKPKKQSVSATTSSDPLDGLPDGAVATELKGIPGRIADAMVDSLAVPTATSFRTFPAKLLEVNRLILNNQLARLTQGGRVSFTHLIGWATVKALTARSAMSATYREVDGKGFHIQFNRINLGLAMDMPGKDGKRSLIVPNIKGADKMTFREFWLAYEDIVQRARSGKITVDDFAHTTATLTNPGTIGTIQSVPRLMPGQGVIIGVGRIGYAPEFEGSDPDNLARSGVGRTLTMSSTYDHRVVQGAESGLLLRHIHELLLGAEDFYDEIFDSIGIPYVPARWAIDSNPPPGSSEWAEKQAKIFQLINMYRSRGHLIANLDPLNQNPPNIHPELDPLTYDLTIWDLDREFATGGLANSTQMKLGKILGVLRDAYCRSAGIEYMHIHDPSQKVWIQDHLEGRKIVPTRSEKLRIMEKLNQAEAFERFLHTKFLGAKRFSLEGCEATIPLLDTMLTEAAEAGMVDVTIGMAHRGRLNVLANIVGKNLVTMFAEFTGDVDVPLDESFSGDVKYHLGAHGTHAAASGATVAVELVANPSHLEAIDPVLEGIVRAKQDALGTDGKYLSLPILMHGDAAFSGQGVVGETLNLSQLSGYATGGTIHVIINNQVGFTTAARDARSSHYATDIAKTVEAPILHVNGDDPEAVVRIAKLAFAFRQAFQRDVVIDLIGYRRLGHNEGDEPSFTQPRMYRIINTHPTVRELYLKRLVAADTLSSDEVEAIQTEFRTHMDDALKETKAGHIPVENRTHESVTAEVDTSVEREQLDFVEERARTLPDDFEMHPKLSKTLGDRADLYASGEIDWALGELLAWGSLAMQGVRVRLAGEDSKRGTFSHRHASLIDYTTEREYLPLRYLHEDQAPLRIYDSFLSEFAAMGFEYGYSVQARDALVMWEGQFGDFVNGAQVVIDQFIMSGEDKWDQPTSLVLLLPHGFEGQGPEHSSARLERFLQNAAEDNVRIVVPSTPAQHFHMMRRQALAAQKKPLIVMAPKSLLRTKDSFSPVSDLTDYSFRTVLPDVTVTKAVRRVVLCQGKIYFELARHRAKNQITDVALVRVEQLYPFPADVLQHELAQYDGAEVVWVQEEPANMGAWRFMSRYLFVEADVTCRGIYRRESASPATGHSKIHATEQKKLIDKAFAT, encoded by the coding sequence ATGAGCGACCAAAGTACACCCACTCCGCAGAACGCCGACGAATTCGGGTCGAACACCTGGCTCCTCGACCAGATGCAGCGCCAGTTCCGCGAGGACCCGATGCAGTTAAGCGAAAAATGGCGCGCCTACTTCGAGGCGGATGGCGCCATCGATGCCGTCGCCGAAACACCAACACCGCCGGCGGCAGTCTCAGAGCCACAAACGCCGTCACCGGCCGCGACGGTATCAACAGAACCGACGCCGGCACCGCCGCCACAAAAGCCAAAGAAACAATCTGTGAGCGCGACCACCTCCAGCGACCCTCTCGACGGACTACCCGACGGGGCGGTCGCCACCGAACTCAAGGGTATCCCCGGCCGGATCGCTGACGCCATGGTCGATAGCCTTGCGGTGCCGACGGCGACATCGTTTCGAACGTTCCCCGCGAAACTCCTTGAGGTAAACCGGTTGATCCTCAACAACCAGCTTGCCAGGCTCACCCAAGGCGGCCGCGTGAGCTTCACTCACCTCATTGGATGGGCAACGGTGAAAGCCCTGACCGCGCGCTCTGCAATGTCGGCGACCTACCGCGAGGTTGATGGCAAAGGGTTCCATATCCAGTTCAACCGGATAAACCTCGGCCTTGCAATGGACATGCCGGGCAAGGACGGCAAACGTTCGCTGATCGTTCCCAACATCAAGGGCGCTGACAAGATGACCTTCCGCGAGTTTTGGCTGGCGTACGAAGACATCGTGCAGCGTGCACGGTCGGGGAAGATCACTGTCGACGACTTTGCCCACACCACTGCGACTCTCACAAACCCTGGAACGATCGGCACGATCCAATCCGTACCCCGGTTGATGCCGGGCCAGGGTGTCATCATCGGCGTCGGAAGAATCGGGTATGCCCCAGAGTTCGAGGGTTCGGATCCGGACAACCTCGCCCGTTCAGGGGTCGGACGGACCCTCACGATGTCTTCGACATACGATCATCGTGTGGTCCAGGGCGCAGAGTCTGGGCTGCTATTGCGTCACATTCACGAGCTGTTACTCGGTGCCGAAGATTTCTACGACGAGATCTTCGATTCGATAGGTATCCCCTACGTTCCCGCTCGCTGGGCGATTGATAGCAACCCGCCGCCAGGCTCGAGCGAGTGGGCGGAGAAGCAGGCGAAGATTTTCCAACTGATCAACATGTATCGCAGCCGAGGGCACCTCATTGCCAACCTGGATCCGCTGAACCAGAACCCACCGAACATTCACCCCGAACTCGACCCGCTCACCTACGACCTTACGATTTGGGACCTCGACCGCGAATTTGCAACCGGTGGGCTAGCGAACAGTACGCAGATGAAACTTGGGAAGATTCTCGGTGTCCTACGAGATGCCTACTGTCGTAGCGCGGGCATTGAGTACATGCACATTCACGACCCGAGCCAAAAGGTGTGGATTCAGGACCATCTTGAAGGCAGGAAGATTGTGCCGACGCGATCCGAAAAGCTTCGTATCATGGAGAAGCTCAACCAGGCCGAGGCGTTCGAGCGTTTCCTTCACACAAAGTTTCTGGGTGCCAAGCGGTTCAGCCTGGAAGGATGCGAGGCCACGATTCCGTTGCTCGACACCATGCTTACGGAGGCGGCCGAAGCCGGCATGGTCGACGTCACTATCGGGATGGCGCACCGCGGCCGGCTGAACGTTCTCGCCAACATCGTCGGCAAGAATCTGGTCACCATGTTTGCGGAGTTCACTGGGGACGTTGATGTACCACTCGACGAGAGCTTCTCGGGAGATGTGAAGTATCACCTGGGAGCGCACGGCACGCATGCTGCCGCGTCCGGGGCGACTGTTGCTGTCGAACTGGTCGCAAATCCGTCACACCTCGAAGCAATTGATCCCGTTCTCGAGGGCATCGTCCGCGCAAAACAAGACGCCCTAGGAACCGACGGAAAATACCTGTCGCTCCCGATACTAATGCACGGTGACGCGGCGTTCTCGGGTCAGGGGGTGGTAGGCGAAACGCTCAACCTGTCGCAATTGAGTGGTTACGCGACGGGCGGAACCATCCACGTCATCATCAATAATCAAGTCGGGTTCACCACGGCGGCACGCGATGCTCGTTCGAGCCACTACGCCACCGACATAGCTAAGACAGTCGAGGCGCCGATCCTCCATGTCAACGGAGACGACCCTGAAGCGGTGGTGCGAATCGCCAAACTTGCGTTTGCTTTCCGCCAGGCGTTCCAACGCGACGTTGTGATCGACCTCATCGGATACCGAAGGCTCGGTCACAATGAAGGCGACGAACCCTCGTTCACACAGCCACGAATGTATCGGATCATCAACACGCACCCAACTGTGCGTGAGCTGTACCTCAAGCGGCTTGTGGCCGCGGACACCCTCTCATCGGATGAGGTCGAGGCCATTCAGACAGAGTTCCGCACCCACATGGACGATGCTCTCAAAGAGACCAAAGCCGGCCACATACCCGTCGAGAACCGCACCCACGAGTCTGTAACGGCAGAAGTCGACACGTCAGTGGAGCGCGAACAGCTCGACTTTGTTGAGGAGCGGGCTCGGACACTGCCGGATGACTTCGAAATGCATCCGAAGCTTTCGAAGACCCTTGGCGATCGTGCAGATCTGTACGCCTCCGGAGAAATCGACTGGGCGCTCGGCGAGCTGCTGGCGTGGGGATCGCTAGCTATGCAAGGAGTGCGAGTACGTCTTGCGGGTGAGGATTCCAAGCGTGGGACGTTTAGCCACAGACATGCCAGCCTCATCGACTACACCACCGAACGAGAGTATTTGCCACTGCGCTACCTCCATGAGGACCAGGCGCCCTTGCGCATCTACGACTCATTTCTTTCAGAGTTCGCCGCGATGGGGTTCGAGTACGGGTATTCGGTGCAAGCCCGCGACGCCTTGGTCATGTGGGAGGGGCAGTTCGGCGACTTCGTCAACGGGGCCCAGGTAGTAATTGATCAATTCATAATGTCAGGCGAGGACAAGTGGGACCAACCTACAAGCCTTGTGCTGCTGCTGCCCCACGGGTTTGAGGGACAGGGTCCCGAGCACTCCTCGGCACGACTCGAACGTTTCCTCCAAAACGCTGCCGAGGACAACGTCCGGATCGTGGTCCCCTCAACGCCCGCGCAGCACTTCCACATGATGCGGCGCCAAGCGTTGGCCGCTCAGAAGAAGCCCCTGATCGTCATGGCACCCAAATCACTACTGCGAACGAAGGATTCGTTCAGCCCGGTTTCCGACCTGACCGACTACAGCTTCCGGACCGTGCTCCCTGATGTGACCGTCACGAAGGCGGTCCGCAGGGTGGTGTTATGCCAGGGCAAGATCTATTTCGAGCTTGCGCGCCACCGAGCCAAGAACCAAATCACAGACGTCGCGCTGGTCCGCGTTGAGCAGCTTTATCCCTTCCCAGCCGATGTATTACAGCACGAGCTTGCGCAGTACGACGGCGCCGAGGTCGTGTGGGTCCAGGAGGAGCCGGCCAACATGGGTGCGTGGCGCTTCATGTCGAGGTATCTGTTTGTCGAAGCAGATGTGACGTGCCGTGGCATCTACCGCAGGGAAAGCGCCTCGCCCGCAACCGGCCACTCGAAGATTCACGCTACCGAGCAGAAGAAACTCATCGACAAGGCGTTCGCGACATAG
- a CDS encoding DNA alkylation repair protein: MVLVERGERVLLVWLSAQTSWNPESATIRFESSQSGALSLAGGDTVRMGGVGSMTRSVSTVFIEQLAIELQTLADPKTKTWWSKYLKGTAGFRGVKMADTRRVVKALVPEHGLEDATAERYLSVAYACIDQSNAEAKIAGVLLLVEHGLGDDRWRRRTCDAVSEWLDRRLERLRLVLRESPGTVRCRRRGH, translated from the coding sequence GTGGTCCTCGTAGAACGTGGTGAGAGGGTCTTGCTTGTCTGGCTGTCGGCACAGACATCGTGGAACCCCGAAAGCGCAACGATCCGCTTCGAAAGTAGTCAGTCGGGGGCGCTGTCGCTGGCCGGTGGTGACACGGTTCGGATGGGTGGAGTTGGTTCGATGACTCGCTCGGTATCAACGGTATTCATCGAGCAGCTGGCGATCGAACTGCAAACGCTCGCAGATCCCAAGACCAAGACATGGTGGAGCAAATACCTCAAGGGAACTGCCGGCTTCCGGGGTGTGAAGATGGCTGATACAAGGCGCGTCGTCAAAGCTCTGGTTCCCGAACACGGCTTAGAGGATGCCACCGCTGAGCGTTATCTGTCCGTGGCTTACGCGTGCATCGATCAGTCCAACGCTGAGGCCAAAATTGCCGGCGTTTTGCTGCTCGTCGAACACGGTCTCGGTGATGATCGATGGCGTCGACGCACTTGCGATGCCGTTAGCGAGTGGCTCGATCGGCGACTGGAACGTTTGCGACTGGTACTGCGTGAAAGTCCTGGGACCGTTCGTTGTCGCCGGCGAGGACATTGA
- a CDS encoding PhzF family phenazine biosynthesis protein encodes MFADLDYDFDALRSLMKREHWPTVDCLVRSGDTEFHMRNPFPAGGIVEDPATGAATAALGGYLAHYGLVDVPAKIQVYQGYDMGSPSQITVEISSDPQAGIRVSGSAVIV; translated from the coding sequence ATGTTTGCTGATCTTGATTACGACTTCGACGCGCTGAGGTCCCTCATGAAGCGGGAGCACTGGCCAACAGTCGACTGCTTGGTTCGCTCGGGTGATACTGAGTTCCATATGCGCAACCCATTCCCTGCGGGTGGCATTGTTGAGGACCCAGCCACTGGCGCAGCGACGGCAGCACTCGGCGGGTATCTTGCCCATTACGGCCTTGTGGACGTTCCGGCGAAGATTCAGGTGTACCAGGGTTATGACATGGGTTCTCCCAGTCAGATAACCGTCGAGATCTCCTCAGATCCACAGGCGGGAATTCGGGTCAGCGGGTCTGCGGTGATCGTGTAG
- a CDS encoding PhzF family phenazine biosynthesis protein has product MSDPLRVAAFTSDPAGGNMAGVVIGDHGTPSEMMAVAAEVGYSETAFLEPTDDRMVWNTRYFAPQMEVDFCGHATIAAGSILRTQFCAGTYLLRANVGEISVERTLGDDGDVRVHTYIGRTSRSDRSDAALSTALPALGCGTTDLDPAIPTAISSPA; this is encoded by the coding sequence ATGTCTGACCCGCTCCGTGTCGCTGCATTCACCTCCGACCCGGCGGGAGGGAACATGGCTGGCGTTGTCATCGGAGACCATGGGACTCCATCCGAGATGATGGCGGTTGCGGCCGAAGTCGGTTACTCCGAGACCGCGTTTCTTGAACCAACAGACGACCGCATGGTCTGGAACACTCGATACTTTGCGCCGCAAATGGAGGTCGACTTCTGCGGCCACGCAACCATTGCGGCCGGCAGCATCCTCAGGACACAATTCTGCGCCGGGACTTACCTTCTGCGTGCCAACGTCGGCGAGATCTCTGTCGAGAGGACCTTGGGCGACGATGGGGATGTGCGGGTCCACACTTACATCGGTCGCACCAGCCGGAGCGACAGGTCGGACGCGGCGCTTTCCACAGCCTTGCCGGCGCTCGGTTGCGGTACGACCGACCTTGATCCGGCGATTCCGACCGCGATATCGAGCCCGGCGTGA
- a CDS encoding right-handed parallel beta-helix repeat-containing protein — translation MVSLIWFAFFIALIATTATPAQAASDNAVVPGATRVDATFVNLGVTWTVSGDSDLDSAMTLRFRVKGTTTWNDGARAIRAYPTIIVQGSPLNLNQWGASAMFLTPATTYELELTLTDPDGGSQTRLIEGTTRSIPQPAAAATVKYVVPGTGGGSGTVGDPYRGVQAAAGIAEPGDVFEIAAGTYETFTIQRSGTSANPIVFRGPSSGEAIIEGAGTNRGVVTIGDTGGPLSWIIIENLAIRNGRWGIDLQHTQNVVVRNNKITEVDYGILNRRDAANELNQTVCDNVIVGRTSWPGSGIPGERGIDLRGTSNVVCYNTVQNFGDCVSVQPFTGRCWGNDVYGNDVSFCVDDGIEIDYNEANARVWNNRVTNARMGVSLQPIAGGPAYIFRNQFFNIQSEPIKMHNQTTGFIIAHNTGVKTGNGYGDVGTMWRNAILRNNIFLGTEYAFEFVTTPDEGFRDFDYNGWGTTRTNPPLFKWNNVRYDFIGDLPSGVEDNGVAVSFSDLTNAGLPANWNVAAGSYDLRPVASSDVVDAGVPLRNLNDGTTIVGAPDMGAIELGSPTPTYGPRTDTPGGRFIDVPSDNVFFGDIEWLASMGITKGCNPPTNDRYCPGALVTRGQMAAFLKRSVALP, via the coding sequence ATGGTTTCACTAATTTGGTTTGCGTTTTTCATAGCTCTGATCGCGACGACCGCGACACCAGCCCAAGCAGCGTCCGACAACGCTGTCGTTCCCGGTGCCACCCGCGTTGACGCCACATTCGTCAACCTCGGCGTGACGTGGACCGTGAGCGGCGACTCAGACCTCGACTCTGCAATGACACTTCGGTTTCGCGTCAAAGGCACGACGACGTGGAACGATGGTGCCAGAGCAATCCGCGCCTACCCAACGATCATCGTGCAGGGAAGCCCTCTCAACCTCAACCAGTGGGGCGCGAGCGCGATGTTTCTCACACCGGCCACGACTTATGAGCTCGAGCTGACGCTTACCGACCCGGACGGCGGGTCGCAAACCCGCCTCATTGAAGGAACGACCCGCTCAATACCCCAGCCCGCGGCGGCCGCAACGGTGAAATATGTCGTTCCCGGAACCGGGGGCGGCTCCGGCACCGTAGGCGACCCGTATCGGGGCGTCCAAGCTGCGGCTGGCATCGCCGAACCTGGTGACGTGTTCGAGATAGCCGCCGGCACCTACGAAACGTTCACGATCCAACGCTCGGGGACCTCGGCCAATCCGATCGTTTTCCGCGGACCATCCAGCGGGGAGGCAATCATCGAGGGCGCTGGAACCAACCGTGGTGTTGTAACCATCGGCGATACCGGCGGGCCGTTGAGTTGGATCATCATCGAGAATCTCGCGATCCGCAATGGGCGGTGGGGAATCGATCTTCAGCACACGCAGAACGTCGTCGTGAGAAACAACAAAATCACCGAAGTTGACTACGGCATTCTCAACCGGCGTGATGCAGCGAACGAACTGAACCAGACGGTGTGCGACAACGTCATCGTTGGCAGGACATCGTGGCCGGGCTCCGGGATCCCGGGCGAACGCGGCATCGACCTGCGAGGCACAAGCAATGTCGTGTGTTACAACACCGTTCAGAACTTCGGCGACTGCGTGTCGGTACAGCCCTTCACTGGTCGGTGCTGGGGCAACGACGTGTATGGCAACGACGTGAGTTTCTGTGTCGACGACGGAATCGAGATCGACTACAACGAGGCAAACGCCCGAGTGTGGAACAACCGTGTCACCAACGCACGGATGGGGGTGTCTCTCCAACCGATTGCGGGTGGCCCGGCATATATCTTCAGAAACCAGTTCTTCAATATCCAGAGCGAACCGATCAAGATGCACAACCAGACGACTGGTTTCATCATTGCGCACAACACGGGCGTGAAGACTGGCAACGGGTACGGGGACGTCGGCACCATGTGGCGCAACGCAATCTTGCGCAACAACATATTTCTCGGCACCGAATACGCGTTTGAGTTCGTCACGACACCAGATGAAGGGTTCCGCGACTTCGACTACAACGGATGGGGAACGACGAGGACCAACCCACCGCTGTTCAAGTGGAACAACGTCCGCTACGACTTTATCGGCGACCTCCCAAGTGGAGTCGAGGACAACGGTGTCGCCGTCAGCTTTAGCGATCTGACAAACGCGGGTTTGCCAGCGAACTGGAATGTTGCCGCCGGCAGCTATGACCTTCGACCGGTTGCGAGTTCAGACGTTGTGGATGCCGGGGTGCCGCTGCGCAATCTCAACGACGGCACCACAATCGTCGGAGCACCCGATATGGGTGCCATCGAGCTTGGCTCGCCGACGCCGACATACGGACCTCGCACGGACACACCTGGTGGACGGTTCATCGACGTTCCGAGCGACAATGTGTTCTTTGGGGACATTGAGTGGCTCGCAAGCATGGGCATCACCAAAGGCTGCAACCCGCCGACCAACGACCGCTACTGTCCCGGAGCGCTGGTGACACGCGGTCAGATGGCGGCGTTCCTCAAGCGATCCGTGGCACTCCCGTAG
- a CDS encoding glutamine synthetase, whose product MAQLRGLLSIDELADRVESGGIDTVIVAFTDHYGRVHGKRFDATFFLDDVAGVGTHGCDYLLTVDMEMEPVPGYKYSSWELGYGDFHMVPDMSTLREASWLQSTAIVLCDLVDDTTHDYVPVAPRSMLRRQIERLKSLGFTAKAASELEYYLYEESYRDAAANGHRDLTPLSWYSEDYHLMQGAREEFFNGTIRRHLAASGIPVENSKGETGLGQHEMNIRYAEVLEMADRHTIMKLLMKDTADQLGVSATFMAKPHADQAGSSCHVHLSLWSDDQNAFAGDTEFGPIKCSDAFEHFLGGWMQHVDALMPLLAPTVNSYKRFQAASWAPTRIAWSYDNRTAGFRIVGSGPSLRIECRIPGADVNPYLVYSAALAAGIDGLEKQTEPPTIFAGDVYAAENLPRVPGTLTSAVAAFAASGFARNALTADVHDHYTHFYSDEAAAYDAAVTDWERTRYFDRI is encoded by the coding sequence ATGGCGCAACTTCGTGGTTTGTTGTCGATCGATGAATTGGCCGATCGGGTCGAGAGCGGCGGCATCGACACTGTCATTGTTGCGTTCACCGACCACTACGGCCGAGTCCACGGCAAGCGCTTCGATGCCACGTTTTTCCTTGATGACGTGGCTGGCGTCGGCACGCACGGGTGCGACTACCTACTCACGGTCGACATGGAGATGGAGCCGGTGCCGGGCTATAAGTACTCGAGTTGGGAACTCGGATACGGTGACTTTCACATGGTCCCTGATATGTCGACACTTCGAGAGGCCAGTTGGTTGCAGTCGACGGCAATCGTGCTGTGTGACCTGGTCGACGATACGACGCACGACTACGTTCCCGTCGCCCCGAGGTCGATGCTTCGACGCCAAATCGAAAGACTGAAATCGCTCGGGTTCACTGCAAAAGCTGCATCCGAACTCGAGTATTACCTCTACGAAGAATCGTACCGCGACGCCGCCGCGAATGGACACCGCGACCTCACACCGTTGAGTTGGTACAGCGAGGACTACCACCTCATGCAGGGCGCCCGGGAAGAGTTCTTCAACGGAACGATCCGCCGCCACCTCGCAGCCTCGGGCATCCCCGTCGAGAACTCGAAGGGGGAAACCGGACTCGGTCAGCACGAAATGAACATTCGTTACGCCGAGGTTCTCGAAATGGCGGACCGTCACACAATCATGAAATTGCTGATGAAGGACACCGCCGATCAACTCGGCGTGAGCGCCACGTTTATGGCAAAGCCGCACGCCGACCAGGCCGGATCGAGTTGTCATGTCCACCTCAGTCTCTGGAGCGACGATCAAAACGCGTTCGCCGGTGATACCGAATTCGGACCGATCAAGTGTTCCGACGCGTTTGAACATTTTCTCGGTGGCTGGATGCAACATGTGGACGCACTGATGCCTCTCCTTGCCCCGACCGTCAATTCGTACAAGCGTTTCCAGGCGGCGTCGTGGGCGCCGACCCGGATCGCCTGGAGCTACGACAACCGGACGGCTGGTTTTCGCATCGTCGGTTCGGGTCCCAGCCTGCGCATTGAATGCCGCATCCCGGGCGCCGACGTCAACCCGTACCTGGTGTACTCGGCCGCACTGGCAGCCGGCATCGACGGTCTCGAGAAACAGACCGAACCGCCCACGATCTTTGCGGGCGATGTCTACGCAGCGGAGAACCTCCCCAGAGTGCCCGGGACTTTGACATCGGCGGTTGCGGCCTTTGCCGCGAGCGGTTTTGCTCGCAACGCCCTCACCGCCGACGTCCACGACCACTACACGCACTTCTACTCTGACGAGGCAGCGGCGTACGACGCGGCTGTCACCGACTGGGAGCGGACGAGGTACTTCGACCGCATCTAA
- a CDS encoding glucose 1-dehydrogenase, which yields MSRLQGKVALITGAGSGIGRESATLFASEGAKVVCVDIDQEAATKTVALIVEAGGEGVSVRADVSSAKDSAAMVNAAVETFGGLHVMFNNAGIMHNDDGDAQTTSEAIWDLTMNVNAKGVFFGCKYGIPAIRDSGGGSIINTASFVASLGAATPQVAYTASKGAVLAMTRELAVVHARQGVRINALSPGPLQTKLLMDFLDTEEKKQRRLVHVPMGRFGLAAEMAQAALFLASDDSSYMTGADFRVDGGITAAYVTPE from the coding sequence ATGAGCCGCCTACAAGGAAAAGTCGCGCTGATAACCGGCGCTGGAAGCGGTATCGGCCGAGAGTCGGCCACGCTATTCGCATCAGAGGGAGCAAAGGTCGTGTGTGTCGACATCGACCAAGAAGCGGCAACCAAAACGGTCGCTCTCATTGTCGAGGCCGGCGGAGAAGGAGTCTCTGTGAGAGCTGATGTGTCGTCGGCAAAAGATTCCGCCGCGATGGTCAACGCGGCCGTCGAAACATTCGGTGGCCTCCACGTAATGTTCAACAACGCCGGCATCATGCACAACGACGACGGCGATGCGCAGACAACATCCGAGGCTATCTGGGACCTCACGATGAATGTCAATGCAAAAGGTGTCTTCTTTGGCTGCAAGTACGGCATCCCCGCAATCCGAGACTCCGGCGGAGGGTCGATCATCAACACCGCATCTTTCGTCGCCAGTCTGGGGGCCGCAACACCTCAGGTTGCCTACACAGCATCGAAGGGAGCAGTCCTGGCGATGACACGTGAGCTCGCCGTTGTTCACGCGCGACAGGGAGTGAGGATCAACGCACTGAGTCCTGGTCCGCTGCAAACCAAATTGCTGATGGACTTCCTCGACACCGAGGAGAAGAAGCAACGCAGACTTGTTCATGTGCCGATGGGTCGGTTCGGGCTCGCCGCTGAGATGGCACAGGCCGCCCTCTTTCTAGCATCTGATGACTCGTCATATATGACAGGTGCCGATTTCCGCGTCGACGGTGGTATCACTGCCGCATACGTAACACCGGAGTGA